In Streptomyces sp. NBC_01717, one DNA window encodes the following:
- a CDS encoding alpha/beta hydrolase: protein MSKAQRATVDAMVRRGQQGFKPLPVEQMRSNFAALMALFLVPKVRTSDTVLGERPAVLVETEGETRSGTILYFHGGSFSLGSPQTAMGLTASLVTRTGFRALSLDYRLAPEHPFPAAIEDCLAAYRVLLDDGINPESIAFAGDSAGGGLTVTTTLAAKKAGLPMPGAIVAFSPSLDHTRSGASMDTKAGIDPFFTREGMAHTGDLYLGGQDPNQELLAPAILADLTGFPPLLLQVGTNELLLDDSVRLAERARDAEVDVILDVTAGVPHVFQSFIGQLDEADHALDRAALFLTQHLSA, encoded by the coding sequence ATGAGCAAGGCACAACGCGCGACGGTCGACGCGATGGTGCGGCGGGGCCAGCAGGGCTTCAAACCACTGCCCGTCGAGCAGATGCGCAGCAACTTCGCGGCGCTGATGGCGCTGTTCCTGGTCCCGAAGGTACGCACGTCCGACACCGTGCTTGGCGAGCGGCCTGCCGTCCTGGTCGAAACGGAAGGCGAGACACGTTCGGGCACCATCCTGTACTTCCACGGCGGCTCGTTCTCCCTCGGATCACCGCAGACAGCGATGGGACTGACCGCCAGCCTGGTCACCCGTACCGGGTTCCGTGCGCTGTCGCTCGATTACCGGCTCGCGCCGGAGCACCCGTTCCCCGCCGCAATCGAGGACTGCCTCGCCGCGTACCGGGTACTGCTCGACGACGGGATCAACCCGGAATCCATCGCTTTCGCCGGCGACTCGGCCGGTGGTGGCCTGACCGTGACGACCACGCTCGCCGCCAAGAAGGCCGGACTGCCCATGCCCGGCGCCATCGTCGCGTTCTCACCCAGCCTGGACCACACCCGTTCGGGCGCCAGCATGGACACCAAAGCCGGAATCGACCCCTTCTTCACGCGCGAGGGCATGGCCCACACCGGCGACTTGTACCTCGGCGGACAGGACCCGAACCAGGAACTGCTCGCGCCGGCCATCCTGGCCGACCTGACCGGCTTCCCGCCGCTGCTGCTGCAGGTCGGCACGAACGAACTGCTGCTCGACGACTCGGTGCGGCTCGCCGAACGAGCCCGGGACGCTGAGGTCGACGTCATCCTGGACGTCACGGCTGGAGTACCGCACGTGTTCCAGTCCTTCATCGGCCAACTCGACGAAGCCGACCACGCGCTCGACCGCGCCGCCCTGTTCCTCACCCAGCACCTCAGTGCCTGA
- a CDS encoding DUF1330 domain-containing protein, with amino-acid sequence MAKGYWVSVYRTIADPERLAAYDKLAGPAVKAAGGRLLSRGSRVVAHDAGIAERTVLIEFDSFEQAVAARASAAYQEALAILADGVERDFRIIEGLD; translated from the coding sequence GTGGCCAAGGGCTACTGGGTCAGCGTCTACCGCACCATCGCAGACCCTGAGAGGCTTGCTGCCTACGACAAGCTGGCCGGTCCAGCCGTCAAGGCCGCGGGCGGGCGGCTGCTCTCCCGCGGCAGCCGGGTCGTCGCACACGACGCCGGAATCGCCGAGCGCACCGTCCTGATCGAGTTCGACAGCTTCGAACAGGCGGTCGCCGCACGCGCGAGTGCGGCCTACCAGGAAGCACTGGCCATACTTGCTGACGGCGTCGAGCGCGACTTCCGCATCATCGAAGGCCTCGACTGA